In one Bacillus thuringiensis genomic region, the following are encoded:
- a CDS encoding SagB/ThcOx family dehydrogenase → MSEQIYYWSPIKHWEKLHNEVLIGEMRFTGILSEWFPDFYFMAQKGVKISELVERFSLGNVEETQKNIELMIKNRVLVSNILHPREVFSSQEKIFPNPYSNQIRFSKEELDKYMSEQLNRTHVAARSTEIQLETTDELPTIIKERRSCRQFEMEKHIGFSEFSQFLSTLKQVKEEKIYYHYASAGGLYPIDIFVYIKPKRIEGMKAGFYYYNPSKNSLVIVNNIDQVIKSDHELINQDLFTQSAFSVYLVYNANASIPKYGSDGYLFACIESGIITATLNMVAETLNLGVCSVGHMKFEEIQQFLCLDNHQVFLHGLEVGLKINE, encoded by the coding sequence ATGAGCGAACAAATTTATTACTGGTCTCCGATTAAGCATTGGGAGAAGTTGCATAATGAAGTTTTGATAGGGGAAATGAGATTTACAGGTATTCTGTCTGAGTGGTTTCCTGATTTTTATTTTATGGCTCAAAAAGGTGTGAAAATTAGTGAACTAGTAGAGCGCTTTTCGTTAGGGAATGTAGAAGAGACACAAAAAAACATAGAACTCATGATAAAAAATCGTGTGTTAGTAAGTAACATATTACACCCAAGAGAAGTATTTTCTTCACAAGAAAAGATTTTTCCAAATCCATATAGCAACCAGATTCGCTTTTCTAAAGAAGAGTTAGATAAGTATATGAGTGAACAATTAAATCGCACGCACGTTGCTGCACGGTCAACCGAAATTCAACTTGAAACAACAGATGAGCTACCCACTATAATCAAGGAACGTAGGTCTTGTCGTCAATTTGAAATGGAAAAACACATCGGTTTTTCGGAATTTTCCCAATTCTTATCAACTCTAAAACAGGTTAAGGAAGAAAAAATATACTATCATTACGCAAGTGCAGGCGGGCTCTATCCCATTGATATCTTTGTTTATATAAAACCAAAACGTATAGAGGGTATGAAAGCTGGATTTTATTATTATAACCCATCAAAAAATAGTCTTGTGATTGTAAACAACATTGATCAAGTGATCAAAAGTGATCATGAGTTAATTAATCAAGATTTATTTACTCAATCTGCATTCTCAGTTTATTTGGTTTATAATGCGAACGCTTCCATTCCGAAATACGGTTCAGATGGATATTTATTTGCTTGTATTGAGTCAGGCATTATCACTGCTACCTTAAATATGGTTGCTGAGACATTAAATTTAGGGGTTTGTTCAGTTGGTCATATGAAATTTGAAGAGATTCAGCAATTTTTATGTTTGGATAACCATCAAGTGTTTCTCCATGGGCTTGAAGTTGGCTTGAAAATTAACGAGTAG
- the pulA gene encoding type I pullulanase, which yields MQIIKRLINKTVLLLTLIVMLSSVFSFQSVKAISNSKTTEIIIHYKEKLGNTKDWNLWLWGENANGTSYEFTGEDEFGKYAKIKIEGDYNRVGFIVRTNEWEKDGGDRWIENIKDGRAEVWILSGDEKVYNSKPSSDLSIQKATIDSFHEITVTTNVPFNIKEKKIEIEGIKIKNITPYDINSGDVTNKVKIITEQKIDLKQTYKVKIENLDDTNTEIGKVIRSEEFDNLFYYGGNDLGNIYTPQYTKFRVWAPTASEAKLVTYKKWSDKIGTEINMQKGEKGTWTAELKGNQKGLFYTYKVKIGDKWTEAVDPYARAASVNGDKGAVVDLEETNPKKWKANKKPKFKNPEDAIIYELHVRDLSIQPESGIKQKGKYLGVTEKGTKGPEGVKTGLDHIKDLGVTHVQFLPIFDYASVNEETLNEPQYNWGYDPKNFNVPEGSYSTNPYEPIVRITELKQMVQTLHDNNLRVVMDVVYNHMYNAAESNFHKLVPGYYYRYNEDGTFANGTGVGNDTASERKMMRKFMIDSVTYWAKEYNLDGFRFDLMGIHDYETMNEIRKAVNQIDPSIILHGEGWDLNTPLAAELKANQKNAGKMKGIAHFNDNIRDGLKGSVFEEKENGFINGKENMEDRIKKGITAGIDYDKNSSTYQDSEQVLTYVEAHDNHTLWDKLELTNSDDSDEVRKQMHKLSSSILLTSQGIPFLHAGQEFMRTKYGDHNSYKSPDSINQMDWLRRATFNNEVDYMKGLIELRKKYSAFRMTSADQIKTHVSFIDAPKNTVTYTIEGNKHEYFTVAHNANREAVEITLPFKGPWKVLVDGKQAGSKPLYVVHDNKIKIPALSSIVLKSEKPIK from the coding sequence GTGCAAATTATAAAAAGATTAATTAACAAAACAGTTTTATTACTTACTTTAATCGTTATGTTATCATCTGTTTTCTCCTTTCAGAGTGTGAAGGCAATTTCAAATTCAAAAACAACTGAAATTATCATTCATTACAAAGAAAAGCTTGGAAATACAAAAGACTGGAATCTTTGGTTATGGGGAGAAAATGCGAATGGTACATCTTATGAATTTACTGGTGAAGATGAATTTGGAAAATACGCTAAGATAAAAATAGAAGGTGACTATAATCGTGTAGGATTTATAGTTCGAACAAATGAATGGGAAAAAGATGGTGGAGATCGTTGGATTGAAAATATAAAGGACGGTCGTGCTGAAGTATGGATTCTTTCGGGTGATGAAAAAGTATATAACTCTAAGCCTTCATCGGATCTCTCAATTCAAAAAGCAACTATTGATAGTTTCCATGAAATTACTGTAACGACTAATGTCCCGTTTAATATTAAGGAAAAGAAAATTGAAATTGAAGGCATTAAAATTAAGAATATTACTCCTTATGATATAAACAGTGGAGATGTTACTAATAAGGTTAAAATAATTACGGAACAGAAAATTGATTTAAAACAAACATACAAAGTTAAAATTGAAAACTTAGATGATACAAATACTGAAATCGGTAAAGTCATTCGTAGCGAGGAATTCGACAATTTATTTTATTATGGTGGTAATGATTTGGGAAATATATATACTCCGCAATATACAAAGTTCCGTGTATGGGCTCCTACTGCAAGTGAAGCGAAGTTGGTTACATATAAAAAATGGAGTGATAAAATAGGTACTGAAATAAACATGCAAAAAGGTGAAAAAGGAACTTGGACTGCAGAACTAAAGGGGAATCAAAAAGGGCTCTTTTATACGTATAAAGTCAAAATTGGTGATAAGTGGACTGAAGCAGTTGATCCATATGCACGTGCTGCTTCTGTAAATGGAGATAAAGGTGCAGTTGTTGATTTAGAAGAAACAAATCCGAAAAAATGGAAAGCAAACAAAAAGCCAAAATTTAAAAATCCGGAAGATGCTATTATTTATGAGTTACATGTACGCGATCTTTCCATTCAACCTGAAAGTGGTATTAAACAGAAAGGGAAGTATTTAGGTGTAACAGAAAAAGGAACAAAAGGGCCAGAAGGTGTAAAAACAGGACTTGATCATATAAAGGATCTTGGTGTTACTCACGTTCAGTTTTTACCGATATTTGATTATGCTTCTGTAAATGAAGAGACTTTAAATGAACCGCAATATAACTGGGGATATGATCCTAAAAATTTCAACGTTCCAGAAGGCTCCTATTCTACAAATCCTTATGAGCCAATTGTTCGAATAACTGAATTAAAGCAAATGGTTCAAACACTACATGATAATAATCTTCGAGTAGTGATGGATGTCGTATATAACCATATGTATAACGCTGCTGAATCTAATTTTCATAAGTTAGTTCCAGGTTATTATTATCGTTACAATGAAGATGGAACATTTGCAAATGGAACTGGAGTAGGAAATGATACTGCTTCAGAAAGAAAAATGATGAGGAAATTTATGATAGATTCCGTCACATATTGGGCAAAAGAATACAATTTAGATGGATTCCGTTTTGATTTAATGGGTATTCATGATTATGAAACGATGAATGAAATACGTAAAGCTGTTAATCAAATTGACCCTTCTATTATACTACATGGAGAAGGATGGGATTTAAATACACCTCTTGCAGCTGAGCTGAAAGCAAATCAAAAAAATGCAGGGAAAATGAAAGGGATTGCTCATTTTAATGATAATATACGTGATGGATTGAAGGGTAGTGTATTTGAGGAGAAGGAAAATGGTTTTATAAATGGGAAGGAAAACATGGAAGATCGTATTAAAAAAGGGATTACGGCAGGTATTGACTACGATAAAAATTCATCTACCTATCAAGATTCGGAACAGGTATTAACTTATGTGGAAGCACATGACAATCATACATTATGGGATAAACTTGAGTTAACTAATTCAGATGATAGCGATGAAGTGCGAAAACAAATGCACAAATTGTCTTCTTCGATTTTATTAACATCACAAGGAATTCCATTCTTACATGCAGGGCAAGAGTTTATGCGGACGAAATACGGTGATCATAATAGTTACAAATCTCCAGATTCAATTAACCAGATGGATTGGTTGCGCCGTGCAACGTTTAATAATGAAGTAGATTATATGAAGGGTTTAATAGAATTACGCAAAAAGTACTCAGCTTTTCGAATGACATCTGCAGATCAAATAAAAACACACGTATCATTTATTGATGCTCCGAAAAATACTGTAACTTATACAATAGAGGGGAATAAACATGAATACTTTACAGTGGCTCACAATGCAAATAGAGAAGCTGTTGAAATAACACTTCCATTTAAAGGTCCTTGGAAAGTACTAGTAGACGGGAAGCAGGCGGGAAGTAAACCACTTTATGTTGTACATGACAATAAAATTAAAATTCCTGCACTAAGTTCCATTGTTTTAAAATCAGAAAAACCGATTAAATAA
- a CDS encoding M4 family metallopeptidase, which yields MKNKKTLTKVALTTGLALTAVAPYGVGHAEETDQLQVQIQEESFRSGELTQPSQKAPENVVKDALKEKTEQALSQKQVNGETGVDYKVLQKRGSYDGTTLVRMQQTYEGKEVYGHQLTAHVDNKGVIKSVSGDSAQNLKQEELKKPINLSKDEAKQFIYTKYGNDIKFISEPEVKEVIFVDENNGQAKNAYQVTFEAATPNYISGTYLVNAQNGDMLKNMVQESNLKASDKLVGALKKSKQSSLTSLTGTGKDDLGISRSFGISKQSNGKYALADYTRGQGIETYDVNYRDITKEESYYPGTLATSTSATFNDPKAVSAHYLATKVFDFYKDKYKRNSFDNKGQKVVSVVHAWDSEETNDPKNWQNALSANNGSMLVYGDPIVKAYDVAGHEFTHAVTSSESNLEYFGESGAINEALSDIMGTSIEKYVNNGNFNWTMGEQTGSIFRDMENPASVPSSLGVPYPDDYSEFNDFNGWDQGGVHFNSSIINKVAYLIAKGGTHNGVTVKGIGEDKMFDIFYYANTDELNMTSNFKELRSACIRVATNKYGANTAEVQAVQKAFDAAKIK from the coding sequence ATGAAAAACAAAAAGACATTAACTAAGGTAGCATTAACAACAGGATTGGCTTTAACAGCTGTGGCACCATATGGGGTAGGTCATGCAGAGGAAACAGATCAACTACAAGTTCAAATTCAGGAGGAATCGTTCCGTTCGGGTGAACTTACACAGCCGTCACAAAAGGCACCAGAAAATGTAGTAAAGGATGCACTTAAGGAGAAAACAGAACAAGCTCTGTCCCAAAAACAAGTCAATGGAGAAACTGGAGTAGATTATAAAGTCCTTCAAAAACGTGGTTCGTATGATGGAACTACACTTGTGCGTATGCAGCAAACATACGAAGGAAAAGAAGTATATGGCCATCAATTAACTGCGCACGTAGATAATAAGGGTGTTATTAAAAGTGTTTCAGGTGATAGCGCGCAAAATCTAAAACAAGAAGAATTGAAAAAACCTATTAATCTATCAAAAGATGAAGCAAAACAATTTATTTATACGAAGTACGGGAACGATATCAAGTTTATTTCTGAGCCAGAAGTTAAAGAGGTTATTTTTGTTGATGAAAATAATGGACAAGCTAAAAATGCATACCAAGTTACGTTTGAAGCTGCAACACCAAACTATATTTCTGGTACTTATTTAGTAAATGCACAAAATGGTGATATGTTAAAAAATATGGTACAAGAATCTAACTTAAAAGCCAGTGATAAACTAGTTGGCGCTTTAAAGAAAAGTAAACAAAGCAGTCTTACATCATTAACTGGAACAGGAAAAGATGATTTAGGTATTTCTCGTTCATTTGGTATCTCTAAACAAAGTAATGGCAAATATGCTCTTGCTGATTATACAAGAGGGCAAGGCATTGAAACATATGATGTGAATTACAGAGATATTACTAAAGAAGAAAGCTATTATCCTGGTACATTAGCGACTAGTACTTCGGCAACATTTAACGATCCAAAAGCAGTAAGTGCTCATTACTTAGCAACAAAAGTATTTGATTTTTATAAAGATAAATACAAGCGTAATAGCTTTGATAATAAAGGACAAAAAGTAGTTTCAGTTGTACACGCTTGGGATTCTGAAGAGACGAATGATCCGAAGAATTGGCAGAATGCATTAAGTGCTAATAATGGAAGTATGCTTGTATATGGCGATCCTATTGTTAAAGCATATGACGTAGCTGGACATGAATTTACACATGCTGTTACTTCTAGCGAATCTAATCTTGAATATTTCGGGGAATCTGGTGCGATTAATGAGGCGCTATCTGATATTATGGGAACATCTATTGAGAAATACGTAAATAATGGAAACTTTAACTGGACAATGGGAGAACAAACGGGATCTATTTTCCGTGATATGGAAAACCCAGCTTCTGTTCCATCTTCACTAGGAGTACCTTATCCAGATGATTACAGTGAATTTAACGATTTTAATGGATGGGATCAAGGCGGTGTTCATTTTAATTCAAGTATTATTAATAAAGTTGCGTATCTCATTGCAAAAGGCGGAACTCATAACGGAGTAACTGTTAAAGGAATTGGTGAAGATAAAATGTTTGATATTTTCTATTATGCAAATACAGATGAGTTAAACATGACTTCTAATTTCAAAGAATTGAGATCAGCATGTATTCGAGTGGCAACTAATAAATATGGTGCAAATACAGCTGAAGTTCAAGCAGTTCAAAAAGCATTTGATGCAGCAAAAATTAAGTAA
- a CDS encoding bifunctional metallophosphatase/5'-nucleotidase, protein MQKMKWKNYVCYFVILLLLGTAVIVKPPISKAEESEVNITLLGTADIHGRFMPWDYALDGANMSGSLTQLYTVIKKVRQENPNTILVDAGDTIQGNSVELFNDKPQSPMMVAMNTMGYDAWAFGNHEFNFGLDTLKKVSEQYKGKTLAGNIYKENGERFLPAYTIVEKGGIKVGIIGMNTPMISDFEKGTDHLDGLVVKNPVEETKKAIKELEGKVDVIVGVMHMGLENENGIPGTGVQDIANACPELSAIFAAHMHKLVKKEVVNGVIITEPDKYGTHISRIDLTFTKQDGKLVLKDKTATAIPVKNADGTTILSDPTLEETLTPFHEYARGDANVVVAQLKGRNLVPENEIKGIPSVQIQETPLSDFFHEVMLYYSKADVVAHQIDNDYARLDTGPIKKKDIAYNYQYALGEITVYKISGKDLKDYMEWAAGYFNSSRVGDVTVSFDKTRRASKYSTNDFFGGVKYEIDLTKPYGSRITNLRSIRTNKPIKMSDVMTLGMNAYRMEALQAKGGALEGRKFEQIWSSKQENAFGETGGTIRNLAITYLKEVKNGVYTPEVMRNWKITGVDLHSSEHKAVVDLVNKGILEIPKTEDGKYTNIASINTKDSISKEEIVALSQKVNISPNEFIHAKTKGEFYKKLSRITKKI, encoded by the coding sequence ATGCAAAAAATGAAATGGAAGAACTATGTATGTTACTTTGTAATTCTATTACTGCTTGGAACAGCAGTAATAGTCAAACCACCTATCTCTAAGGCTGAGGAATCTGAAGTTAATATTACATTGTTAGGTACTGCAGATATTCATGGTAGATTTATGCCTTGGGATTATGCGCTTGATGGAGCAAATATGAGTGGAAGTTTGACGCAGCTTTATACGGTTATAAAGAAGGTCCGTCAAGAAAATCCAAATACCATATTAGTAGATGCTGGGGATACAATTCAAGGAAACTCAGTAGAATTATTCAACGATAAACCACAATCGCCAATGATGGTAGCGATGAATACAATGGGATATGACGCCTGGGCATTTGGAAATCATGAATTCAATTTTGGATTAGATACATTGAAAAAAGTTAGTGAGCAATATAAGGGAAAAACGTTAGCGGGAAATATTTATAAGGAAAATGGAGAGCGCTTTCTTCCTGCATATACAATTGTAGAAAAAGGTGGAATTAAAGTTGGGATTATTGGTATGAATACACCAATGATTAGTGATTTTGAAAAAGGGACAGATCACTTAGATGGTTTAGTGGTGAAAAATCCGGTAGAAGAGACGAAAAAGGCAATTAAGGAATTAGAAGGTAAAGTAGATGTAATAGTAGGAGTTATGCATATGGGATTAGAAAATGAGAATGGTATCCCTGGTACTGGTGTTCAAGATATTGCAAATGCTTGTCCGGAATTAAGCGCCATTTTTGCAGCTCATATGCATAAACTTGTAAAAAAAGAAGTTGTAAATGGCGTAATTATTACGGAACCAGATAAATATGGAACACATATTTCACGTATTGACCTTACTTTTACAAAGCAAGATGGGAAATTGGTTTTAAAAGATAAAACCGCTACCGCTATACCTGTAAAAAATGCTGATGGAACAACGATATTATCTGATCCTACACTTGAAGAAACATTAACACCTTTTCACGAATATGCGAGAGGAGATGCAAATGTTGTAGTCGCTCAATTAAAGGGTAGAAATCTTGTTCCTGAAAATGAAATAAAGGGTATTCCAAGTGTTCAGATTCAAGAAACACCTTTATCAGATTTCTTTCATGAAGTCATGCTCTACTACAGTAAAGCAGATGTAGTAGCCCATCAAATTGATAATGATTATGCCCGTTTAGATACAGGTCCTATTAAGAAAAAGGATATTGCGTACAATTACCAATATGCCTTGGGAGAAATTACAGTATATAAGATTTCTGGAAAAGATTTAAAAGACTATATGGAATGGGCAGCAGGATATTTTAACTCATCTCGTGTCGGAGATGTAACCGTTAGTTTTGATAAAACCCGCCGTGCATCTAAATACAGTACGAACGATTTCTTTGGAGGAGTAAAATACGAAATTGACTTAACAAAACCATACGGAAGCAGAATTACAAATTTACGCTCTATTCGTACAAACAAACCAATCAAAATGAGCGATGTTATGACGCTGGGAATGAATGCATATAGAATGGAGGCTCTTCAGGCAAAAGGAGGAGCTTTAGAGGGGCGTAAGTTTGAACAAATTTGGTCATCTAAACAAGAGAATGCATTTGGAGAAACAGGTGGAACCATTCGTAACCTTGCTATTACATATTTAAAAGAGGTAAAGAATGGTGTATACACGCCAGAAGTTATGCGTAATTGGAAAATTACTGGTGTAGATTTACATTCTTCAGAGCATAAGGCTGTAGTTGATCTCGTGAATAAAGGGATTTTAGAAATTCCAAAAACAGAAGACGGAAAATACACAAATATAGCATCTATAAATACGAAAGACTCAATTTCAAAAGAAGAGATTGTAGCACTCTCACAAAAAGTAAATATTAGTCCAAATGAGTTTATTCATGCAAAGACAAAAGGTGAATTTTACAAAAAACTTAGTAGGATTACTAAAAAAATATAA
- a CDS encoding DinB family protein has protein sequence MDTFVNDKFYETRDQLVEEINLLSDAQFNRKPDKDKWSIAQVCHHLVLLDERVITVISSGLKKLDSTQNERKEIHTILLDRTKKFIAPEMIEPSIEPFEVEQMLNMLNESRKELMRFLSTIEDESILAKKAVMHPALGELSLDQWIELIYLHEQRHISQIKEIKLLCEIEK, from the coding sequence ATGGATACATTTGTAAATGACAAGTTTTATGAAACGAGAGATCAATTAGTTGAGGAAATTAATTTGTTGAGTGATGCTCAATTTAATAGGAAACCAGATAAGGATAAATGGAGTATTGCACAAGTTTGTCATCATTTAGTTTTATTAGATGAGAGAGTTATAACAGTTATTTCATCAGGATTAAAAAAGTTAGATAGTACCCAAAATGAGCGTAAAGAAATTCACACTATTTTATTAGATAGAACGAAAAAGTTTATAGCTCCAGAAATGATTGAACCAAGTATAGAACCATTTGAAGTGGAGCAAATGCTCAATATGCTAAACGAATCGAGAAAAGAATTGATGCGTTTCCTGAGTACAATAGAAGATGAGTCTATATTAGCAAAAAAAGCAGTGATGCATCCAGCTCTTGGAGAATTATCCCTTGATCAGTGGATAGAACTGATTTATTTACATGAACAGCGTCATATTTCACAAATAAAAGAGATAAAATTGCTTTGTGAAATTGAAAAGTAA
- a CDS encoding AraC family transcriptional regulator: MKVVIKKLPPLEVAYIRRTGSYFEPQDHWGKLLNWSIENKLYPPEQSFIGISLDNPELVASHKCRHDACVTIPENFDKEKHHDVQFKRLDGGTYGLYQFYDEPHKLSEAYQYMYAEWLPNSEYDADYDRDNLEFCLNNVAEDLDGKLKVNLYVPIKKI, encoded by the coding sequence ATGAAAGTTGTTATAAAAAAATTACCACCATTAGAAGTAGCGTATATAAGACGAACTGGTAGCTACTTTGAACCGCAAGATCACTGGGGAAAGTTACTGAATTGGTCAATTGAAAATAAACTGTATCCACCAGAGCAATCATTTATCGGAATATCATTGGATAATCCTGAACTTGTTGCAAGTCATAAGTGCCGGCATGATGCATGTGTTACGATTCCTGAAAACTTCGATAAAGAAAAGCATCATGATGTGCAATTTAAAAGATTAGATGGAGGTACATATGGTCTATACCAGTTCTATGATGAACCTCATAAATTAAGTGAAGCGTATCAATACATGTATGCAGAGTGGCTACCAAATAGTGAGTATGATGCAGATTATGATAGAGATAATTTAGAGTTTTGCTTAAATAATGTTGCTGAAGATCTAGACGGAAAGTTAAAGGTTAATTTATATGTGCCAATTAAAAAGATATAA
- the secY gene encoding preprotein translocase subunit SecY: protein MFRTISNFMRVAEIRRKILFTLAMLIVFRIGTFIPVPHTNAEVLKVQDQANVLGMLNVFGGGALQHFSIFAVGITPYITASIIVQLLQMDVIPKFSEWAKQGEMGRKKSAQFTRYFTIILAFIQAIGMSYGFNNIAGGQLITDQSWTTYLFIATVLTAGTAFLLWLGEQITANGVGNGISMIIFAGLVAAIPNVANQIYLQQFQNAGDQLFMHIIKIVLIGLVILAIVVGVIYIQQAVRKIPIQYAKAVSGNNQYQGAKNTHLPLKVNSAGVIPVIFASAFLMTPRTIAQLFPDSSVSKWLVANLDFAHPIGMTLYVGLIVAFTYFYAFIQVNPEQMAENLKKQNGYVPGIRPGKATEQYVTKILYRLTFIGAIFLGAISILPLVFTKIATLPPSAQIGGTSLLIIVGVALETMKTLESQLVKRHYKGFIKKVN from the coding sequence ATGTTTCGTACGATTTCAAATTTCATGAGAGTAGCTGAGATAAGAAGGAAAATCCTTTTTACACTAGCGATGTTAATCGTTTTTCGAATTGGCACGTTTATTCCAGTTCCTCATACTAACGCAGAGGTATTAAAAGTACAAGATCAAGCTAACGTTCTAGGTATGTTAAACGTATTTGGCGGAGGAGCATTGCAACACTTCTCAATCTTTGCTGTAGGTATTACACCATATATTACAGCTTCCATCATAGTACAGTTACTACAAATGGATGTTATACCTAAATTTTCGGAATGGGCAAAGCAAGGAGAAATGGGCCGTAAGAAATCAGCTCAATTCACTCGATACTTTACAATCATTCTCGCATTCATACAGGCCATCGGAATGTCTTATGGCTTTAATAATATAGCAGGTGGACAATTAATAACAGATCAAAGCTGGACTACATACTTATTTATTGCGACAGTTTTAACTGCAGGTACTGCATTTTTACTTTGGTTAGGCGAACAAATTACCGCTAACGGAGTTGGTAATGGTATTTCGATGATTATCTTCGCAGGTCTCGTTGCCGCCATTCCAAATGTTGCAAATCAAATTTATTTACAACAATTCCAAAATGCTGGCGATCAGCTATTTATGCACATAATAAAAATTGTTTTAATTGGACTCGTAATTTTAGCGATAGTTGTTGGTGTTATTTACATTCAACAAGCTGTACGTAAAATACCGATCCAATATGCAAAAGCTGTTTCAGGAAACAATCAATATCAAGGAGCAAAAAACACTCATTTACCGCTTAAAGTAAATAGTGCTGGTGTTATACCAGTTATCTTTGCTTCTGCATTTTTAATGACGCCGCGTACAATTGCGCAGCTCTTCCCTGATTCAAGCGTATCAAAATGGTTAGTTGCAAATCTTGATTTCGCACATCCAATTGGAATGACACTTTATGTCGGTCTTATTGTTGCTTTCACATACTTCTACGCATTTATTCAAGTAAATCCTGAACAAATGGCTGAGAATTTGAAAAAGCAAAATGGATATGTTCCTGGTATTCGTCCTGGTAAAGCAACTGAACAATATGTAACTAAAATTCTATACCGTTTAACATTTATCGGTGCAATTTTCTTAGGTGCTATTTCTATATTACCGCTCGTATTTACGAAAATTGCTACGTTACCACCTTCTGCTCAAATTGGTGGTACAAGCTTACTTATCATTGTCGGTGTAGCACTAGAAACTATGAAGACGTTAGAAAGCCAGCTTGTAAAACGTCATTATAAAGGCTTTATTAAAAAAGTGAATTAA
- a CDS encoding DMT family transporter, with protein sequence MVIFNYILVCIIFGTTFLTIKIGIEAGAPPLFSAGIRFFLAGIILMIIFKFKRKEIMPHIFSKRIMYAGFCLTFMTFASLYWSEQYISSGLAAVLSATGPMMILLIQAKRNREKLQKEQLVALVIALIGVIFVSLPGMHQQVSFIWSIACIVLVIGELFYGIGSIRSKEILSDLSNVSPFLINGIQMFYGGILLLIASIIVEQPNVTVLTSWSVQWPILYLIFIGSIGGHGLYYWLLSKTNPVFPSTWLYVSPLIAIIVGYIILGEPLNPTMGMGACLILIGVFLANRSTLRTYFKKGRLLEKEM encoded by the coding sequence ATGGTCATTTTTAATTACATTTTAGTATGTATTATTTTCGGGACAACATTTTTAACGATAAAAATTGGAATTGAAGCAGGGGCGCCACCGTTGTTTTCAGCAGGAATTCGCTTCTTTTTAGCAGGCATAATCCTTATGATTATTTTTAAATTCAAGCGAAAAGAAATTATGCCACATATATTTTCAAAACGCATTATGTATGCTGGATTTTGTTTAACATTCATGACATTCGCAAGTTTATATTGGTCAGAACAGTATATTTCTTCAGGATTAGCTGCTGTTCTTTCTGCTACGGGACCAATGATGATCTTGTTAATACAAGCAAAGAGGAATAGGGAGAAGCTACAAAAGGAACAACTCGTTGCTTTAGTTATTGCACTAATAGGTGTTATATTTGTTTCTTTACCAGGAATGCATCAACAAGTAAGTTTCATATGGAGTATTGCTTGTATTGTTTTAGTTATAGGGGAGTTATTTTACGGAATAGGCTCTATTCGTTCGAAAGAAATACTTTCAGATTTATCAAATGTATCACCATTTCTTATTAACGGTATTCAAATGTTTTATGGAGGGATTTTACTACTAATCGCATCTATTATTGTAGAACAACCCAATGTAACCGTATTAACTTCATGGAGTGTGCAATGGCCTATTTTATATCTCATATTTATCGGATCGATTGGTGGCCACGGATTATATTACTGGCTCTTATCAAAAACAAATCCAGTATTTCCATCGACGTGGTTATATGTATCACCATTGATTGCAATAATTGTGGGATATATCATTTTAGGAGAACCTTTAAATCCTACAATGGGAATGGGGGCTTGTCTTATATTGATTGGTGTATTTTTGGCCAATCGTTCAACACTACGGACTTATTTCAAAAAAGGGCGGTTATTAGAGAAGGAGATGTAG